A genomic region of Candidatus Ancaeobacter aquaticus contains the following coding sequences:
- the dapA gene encoding 4-hydroxy-tetrahydrodipicolinate synthase → MFKGSIVALVTPFKDSQVDYTKIEELVEMHVSSGTHGIVPCGTTGEAPTLDFEEHIKVIETTVKAVNKRVPVIAGTGSNSTAETVYLTEQAKKVGADAVLISTPYYNKPPQKGLYEHYKKVNDSVDIPIVLYNVPGRTAVSFTTETVTRLAELKNVVALKEASGSVDTTSQIIAQSDITVLSGDDSLTLPLISVGAKGVISVTANVAPKEMSALVEAALKGDYDTARKMHYSLMSLFKVLFVESNPIPVKAALELMGKISGDLRLPLCRIDDANKEKVKKVLQECSLV, encoded by the coding sequence ATGTTTAAAGGTTCCATCGTTGCTTTGGTAACACCGTTTAAAGATTCTCAAGTAGACTATACAAAGATTGAAGAGCTCGTAGAAATGCATGTTTCCTCTGGTACGCACGGGATTGTTCCTTGCGGCACTACCGGTGAAGCCCCGACACTTGATTTTGAAGAACATATAAAGGTAATTGAGACGACAGTTAAAGCTGTAAATAAAAGGGTTCCAGTTATTGCAGGTACAGGGTCTAATAGTACTGCTGAGACAGTATATTTGACAGAACAGGCCAAGAAGGTTGGTGCTGATGCTGTTTTAATAAGCACCCCATACTATAATAAACCGCCACAAAAAGGGTTGTATGAGCATTATAAGAAAGTAAATGATTCTGTTGATATTCCGATCGTTCTCTATAATGTGCCTGGAAGAACTGCGGTGTCGTTTACCACTGAGACTGTAACGCGTCTTGCCGAACTTAAAAATGTAGTTGCACTTAAAGAAGCAAGTGGCTCTGTTGATACAACATCACAAATCATCGCACAATCTGATATTACCGTTTTATCAGGTGATGACTCATTAACATTGCCCTTGATATCTGTTGGCGCAAAAGGTGTTATTTCAGTTACGGCAAATGTCGCTCCAAAGGAAATGAGCGCGCTTGTCGAAGCGGCATTAAAGGGTGATTATGATACTGCACGTAAAATGCACTATTCATTAATGAGTTTGTTTAAGGTTCTTTTTGTTGAATCAAATCCTATACCGGTTAAAGCGGCCTTAGAGCTTATGGGTAAGATTTCAGGGGATTTGCGGTTACCCTTATGTAGAATAGATGATGCCAATAAAGAAAAAGTAAAAAAGGTATTACAGGAATGTTCATTAGTTTAG
- the dapB gene encoding 4-hydroxy-tetrahydrodipicolinate reductase: protein MIQVVVCGATGKMGRRIIACAAEDADIKIVGAVDRKDNPDIGKDSGELSGCAKNSVPISGDLAAVIDGADVVIDFSFHEATVDVAECCKKNKKPLVIGTTGFSTQELEKVKANADSIALLIAPNMSIGANVLFHKAGEIARILGDDYDIEIIEAHHKFKKDAPSGTANKIAEVLAEARGSDIEKCGVYGRKGDNALRNKEDIGVHVVRGGDIIGEHTVLYCGMGERIELSHKASTRDNFAKGALRAVKYLKDAAPGIYDMGDVLSLK, encoded by the coding sequence ATGATACAGGTTGTTGTTTGTGGTGCGACAGGTAAAATGGGACGAAGGATTATTGCGTGTGCCGCCGAGGATGCAGATATAAAGATAGTTGGGGCAGTAGACAGAAAAGATAATCCAGATATTGGAAAAGATAGTGGTGAGCTATCAGGATGCGCTAAAAACAGTGTTCCAATTTCTGGTGATCTTGCAGCTGTTATAGATGGGGCTGATGTTGTAATAGATTTTTCGTTTCATGAAGCGACAGTAGATGTGGCTGAATGTTGCAAAAAGAATAAAAAACCATTGGTAATCGGTACAACAGGATTTTCAACACAAGAATTAGAGAAGGTGAAAGCAAATGCTGATTCTATAGCTCTTTTAATTGCCCCAAATATGAGTATTGGTGCAAATGTGTTATTTCATAAGGCGGGAGAGATTGCACGTATATTGGGGGATGATTACGACATAGAAATTATTGAAGCGCACCATAAGTTTAAAAAAGATGCTCCGAGCGGTACGGCAAACAAAATTGCGGAAGTATTAGCCGAAGCACGTGGGAGTGATATAGAAAAGTGTGGTGTTTATGGACGTAAAGGTGACAATGCGCTGAGAAATAAAGAAGATATTGGAGTGCATGTTGTTCGTGGCGGTGATATCATTGGCGAACATACAGTGCTTTATTGTGGTATGGGTGAACGTATTGAACTCTCACATAAAGCGTCTACAAGAGATAATTTTGCTAAAGGTGCCCTTCGTGCAGTAAAGTATTTAAAAGATGCCGCGCCGGGTATCTACGATATGGGAGACGTTTTGTCGCTGAAATAA
- a CDS encoding LL-diaminopimelate aminotransferase, with the protein MSMKIELSNRIKRLPPYLFAEITRMKRALEEQGKDIIDLGVGDPDHATPQHIIDTLTEATKDPKHHKYATDYGMIELREEIAKWYKERFNVTLDPKTEVLPLIGSKEGIAHIPLAFVNNHDVVLVPDPAYPVYQSGSIFAGAEIYYMPLMEKNNFLPDFDAIDLQIAHRAKMMFLNYPNNPTAAVCEKSFFDKVVAFAQENNIIVCHDGAYSEIAFDGYNPPSFLEAEGAKDVGIEFHSLSKTYNMTGWRVGFAVGNKDIIAGLSKVKANLDSGIFMPIQVSAIEALRGPQEFRKELIDIYQERRDVLADGLESLGWHVKKPQAAFYIWVNVPPGYTSSELSKLLLEKANIVVTPGNGFGKYGEGYIRMTLTMPKERLVEAVQRIKKMHDEWK; encoded by the coding sequence ATGAGTATGAAAATAGAACTTTCAAACAGAATAAAGAGATTGCCACCATATCTTTTTGCTGAAATTACGAGGATGAAAAGAGCATTGGAAGAGCAGGGTAAAGATATTATTGATCTTGGTGTCGGTGATCCTGATCACGCTACGCCCCAACATATCATAGATACTCTGACTGAAGCAACGAAAGACCCGAAGCATCATAAATATGCAACTGATTACGGAATGATTGAGCTCAGGGAAGAGATTGCAAAATGGTATAAGGAACGTTTTAACGTTACGCTAGATCCTAAGACGGAAGTGCTTCCACTTATTGGTTCAAAAGAGGGTATAGCGCATATACCGCTTGCGTTTGTGAATAATCACGATGTTGTTTTAGTTCCTGATCCTGCATATCCAGTGTATCAGTCAGGATCAATATTCGCTGGTGCCGAGATATATTATATGCCGTTAATGGAAAAAAATAACTTTTTGCCGGATTTTGATGCAATCGATCTTCAAATTGCGCATCGCGCAAAAATGATGTTTTTAAATTATCCGAATAATCCAACGGCTGCGGTATGTGAAAAAAGCTTTTTCGATAAAGTCGTGGCATTTGCCCAAGAGAATAATATTATTGTTTGTCACGATGGCGCGTATTCAGAAATTGCTTTTGACGGCTATAATCCACCTTCTTTTCTTGAAGCTGAGGGGGCAAAAGATGTGGGAATAGAGTTTCATTCGTTATCAAAAACATATAATATGACAGGGTGGAGAGTCGGTTTTGCAGTAGGAAATAAAGATATTATTGCGGGTCTCAGTAAAGTTAAGGCTAATCTTGATTCGGGCATATTCATGCCTATTCAGGTTTCAGCAATTGAAGCGTTACGCGGGCCTCAGGAATTTAGAAAAGAACTGATAGATATTTATCAGGAAAGGCGTGATGTTCTTGCAGACGGTTTGGAATCACTTGGATGGCATGTAAAGAAACCGCAAGCCGCATTTTATATATGGGTAAATGTTCCTCCGGGTTACACATCAAGTGAATTATCAAAATTGTTGCTTGAGAAAGCAAATATTGTTGTTACACCTGGAAATGGTTTTGGTAAATACGGTGAAGGTTATATCCGAATGACTCTTACTATGCCTAAAGAACGACTTGTAGAAGCAGTACAGAGAATAAAAAAAATGCATGATGAATGGAAGTAA
- the folK gene encoding 2-amino-4-hydroxy-6-hydroxymethyldihydropteridine diphosphokinase — protein sequence MLTDFLDKEIVYIGLGSNMGDRVSLIRKAVELIRKIPRINVLEVSSLYETEPVDMKSDDWFINCIVAIETDLACFELLFILQEIETTMGRKKSAEKVSRPIDIDILVWENRVLGSESLCIPHSELHKRKFILIPLDEINANMKIPKHNMTPQELLDNLEGEDARYEIRIMEDKIDI from the coding sequence ATGCTAACAGATTTTCTTGATAAAGAAATTGTATATATAGGTCTTGGCTCAAATATGGGGGACAGAGTTTCTCTTATACGTAAGGCCGTAGAGCTTATTCGTAAAATACCGAGAATAAATGTGCTTGAGGTATCATCACTCTATGAAACCGAACCGGTTGATATGAAAAGTGATGATTGGTTTATTAATTGTATAGTGGCAATTGAAACTGATTTGGCTTGTTTTGAGCTTCTATTCATACTTCAAGAGATTGAAACAACTATGGGGAGAAAAAAGAGTGCGGAAAAGGTTTCACGACCAATAGATATAGACATACTTGTATGGGAAAACAGGGTGTTAGGAAGTGAGTCTTTATGCATTCCACATAGCGAGCTCCACAAGAGAAAATTTATATTGATACCTCTTGATGAGATTAATGCTAATATGAAAATACCCAAACATAATATGACGCCGCAGGAACTTTTGGATAATTTAGAAGGTGAAGATGCACGGTATGAGATAAGAATAATGGAGGACAAGATTGATATCTAA
- the panB gene encoding 3-methyl-2-oxobutanoate hydroxymethyltransferase: MSKVTTTVLKVKKEKKEKIIALTAYDSITARILDQAGIDIILVGDSLGNVLLGYKNTLPVTLDEMVHYTKVVSRGVQNALLVGDMPFMSYHINVEESVRNAGRFIKEGMAEAVKLEGGKEVCEKVMAIVGAGIPVLGHIGLKPQESLRTGGYKIQGKDSVSAQKIIKDAVALEKAGAFALVVECIPAVLTKKVTQSVSIPVIGIGAGKECDGQILVTHDILGLTNGQTPKFVKKYADISGEMTRGVTKFIGECKKGTYPDSKHSY, encoded by the coding sequence ATATCTAAAGTAACAACCACAGTGCTTAAAGTTAAAAAAGAGAAAAAAGAAAAGATCATTGCGCTTACTGCATATGATTCTATTACTGCAAGGATACTTGATCAAGCAGGGATTGACATTATTCTTGTCGGAGATTCATTAGGGAACGTGCTCTTGGGGTATAAAAATACGCTTCCTGTGACGCTTGATGAGATGGTTCATTATACAAAGGTAGTTTCACGTGGCGTTCAAAATGCACTCCTTGTAGGTGATATGCCATTTATGTCCTATCATATCAATGTTGAAGAATCTGTACGAAACGCCGGTAGATTTATCAAGGAGGGAATGGCTGAAGCTGTAAAGCTTGAAGGTGGGAAAGAAGTATGTGAGAAAGTAATGGCTATTGTTGGTGCAGGTATCCCTGTTTTAGGGCATATCGGGCTTAAACCGCAGGAATCGCTCCGCACGGGCGGGTATAAAATTCAGGGAAAAGATTCTGTTTCCGCGCAAAAAATTATTAAGGATGCTGTAGCACTCGAAAAAGCAGGTGCATTTGCTCTTGTCGTAGAATGTATCCCTGCTGTTCTTACAAAAAAAGTCACCCAATCTGTATCGATACCAGTAATAGGTATAGGGGCAGGGAAAGAATGTGACGGACAAATACTTGTTACGCATGATATTCTGGGACTCACAAATGGGCAGACACCGAAATTTGTAAAAAAATACGCAGATATATCAGGTGAGATGACACGAGGGGTAACAAAATTTATTGGTGAATGCAAGAAGGGGACGTATCCAGACAGTAAACACAGTTACTAG
- the panC gene encoding pantoate--beta-alanine ligase, with product MKVIGNTLHIHKEITKLKRRGKKIAFVATMGALHAGHSALIRKARKTADIVIVSIYVNKLQFGPREDYSRYPRNINNDLLTCRAQKVDIVFNPKEDDFYSDTHSTYVNEDVLSVGLCGKNRKEHFEGVTTVLAKLFNSVRPDIVYFGQKDYQQYKVVERMVRDLQYPIKVVMVPTVREKDGLALSSRNAYLTAEQRKKAAKINMIIKEGIEKYAQEANVATAENYMCKKMKSIGIHKIDYVKIVKKDNLSDKIEKNSDIVCAVAVWVGKVRLIDNIIMKCRKGA from the coding sequence ATGAAAGTTATTGGCAACACTTTACATATACATAAAGAAATAACGAAACTCAAACGCAGAGGTAAAAAAATAGCCTTTGTGGCAACCATGGGTGCGTTACATGCCGGACACTCAGCATTAATAAGAAAAGCACGAAAAACTGCTGATATCGTTATTGTAAGTATTTATGTTAACAAACTTCAGTTTGGTCCACGTGAAGATTATTCTCGATATCCGAGAAATATTAATAATGATTTGCTTACGTGTAGAGCACAAAAAGTAGATATTGTTTTCAATCCTAAAGAAGATGATTTTTACTCTGATACTCATTCAACATATGTAAATGAAGATGTTCTCTCAGTAGGTCTGTGTGGAAAAAATAGAAAAGAACATTTTGAGGGTGTAACAACCGTTCTTGCGAAGTTATTTAACTCTGTACGGCCGGATATTGTTTATTTCGGGCAGAAAGATTATCAGCAATATAAAGTTGTTGAACGTATGGTTCGTGATTTGCAGTATCCGATTAAAGTAGTTATGGTTCCTACGGTAAGAGAAAAAGATGGGCTGGCACTTAGTTCACGTAATGCCTACTTGACTGCCGAACAGCGAAAGAAAGCAGCTAAAATAAATATGATCATTAAGGAAGGAATAGAAAAGTATGCTCAAGAAGCAAACGTAGCAACCGCAGAAAACTATATGTGTAAGAAGATGAAGAGTATCGGCATTCATAAGATCGATTATGTGAAAATTGTAAAAAAAGATAATTTATCTGACAAAATCGAGAAAAATAGTGATATAGTATGCGCAGTCGCTGTGTGGGTAGGGAAGGTTAGATTAATTGATAACATAATAATGAAGTGTAGAAAAGGTGCTTGA
- the nadA gene encoding quinolinate synthase NadA — protein sequence MKFNETAYKEKLVAEIRELKKEQDAVILAHNYQRDEIQEIADYIGDSLELSRRAVTVKNKTIVFCGVHFMAECAAILNPDKTVLLPVKEAGCPLADMITVDKLKELKKKHPGVPVVCYVNTSAHIKAESDITATSSNAIKVVNSLKSDKVIFVPDRNLAVYVASHSDKEIILWDGYCISHKILTEEDVKRAKHRHPQAEFLAHPECRIEVLQLANHIASTSGILKYARESKCNEFIIGTEVGVLYKLRQDSPNKKFYSPSQHLLCANMKLTTLGWLARSLKNMQYKVTVKEPVLSKAKKTLERMLEVV from the coding sequence ATGAAATTTAATGAAACTGCATATAAAGAAAAACTCGTCGCGGAGATACGTGAGCTGAAAAAAGAGCAAGATGCTGTTATATTGGCGCATAACTATCAGAGGGATGAAATACAGGAAATTGCTGATTATATAGGGGATTCACTTGAATTGTCACGAAGGGCTGTTACGGTAAAGAATAAAACTATTGTATTTTGCGGTGTCCATTTTATGGCTGAATGCGCGGCGATCTTAAATCCTGATAAAACCGTGCTTTTGCCGGTTAAAGAAGCAGGATGCCCGCTTGCCGATATGATTACGGTAGATAAGTTAAAGGAACTCAAGAAGAAACATCCCGGAGTACCGGTTGTCTGTTATGTGAACACTTCAGCTCATATAAAAGCTGAAAGCGATATCACCGCTACATCTTCAAACGCAATTAAAGTAGTGAATTCACTCAAATCCGATAAAGTTATTTTTGTTCCAGATAGAAACTTGGCAGTGTATGTTGCAAGTCACTCTGATAAGGAAATAATTCTCTGGGACGGCTACTGTATAAGCCATAAAATATTAACTGAAGAGGATGTTAAACGGGCAAAACATCGACATCCACAAGCAGAGTTTCTTGCTCATCCTGAATGCCGGATTGAAGTATTGCAGCTTGCTAACCATATAGCGAGTACAAGCGGGATTTTAAAATATGCCAGAGAATCTAAGTGTAACGAATTTATTATTGGTACGGAAGTAGGGGTTCTGTATAAGTTGCGGCAAGACAGTCCGAATAAGAAATTCTATTCGCCGTCACAACATCTATTATGTGCGAACATGAAGTTAACAACCCTTGGATGGCTTGCCAGATCTTTGAAGAATATGCAGTATAAAGTAACGGTAAAAGAGCCGGTTCTATCAAAAGCTAAAAAGACATTGGAACGAATGCTCGAGGTAGTGTAA
- a CDS encoding aspartate dehydrogenase has protein sequence MIKNIGIIGCGNIGSGVARYIEDKLTGKACLKALCDTEKDRIDKLTHSLKLNPLILLQDKLIDECDIIIEAAHMAVVRDILHQVISRKKTLILVSSGGILGNEDLIDMAEHSGAQIHVVSGAIAGLDALKAAKIGGIDSVEIITRKPPKGLLGAPYLIEQGINLDSLEQETVIFSGTATEAIKGFPKNVNVACTLGYAGIGLDKTDVTIISGPHITTNSHEVIIKGSCGEIRTITDNLPSPENPKTSYLAVLSVMAKLEDIVSTCHIGS, from the coding sequence ATGATTAAGAATATCGGGATAATTGGGTGTGGTAATATTGGCTCAGGTGTTGCTCGTTATATTGAAGATAAGCTTACAGGGAAAGCATGTCTTAAAGCTTTATGTGATACAGAAAAAGATAGAATTGATAAACTTACTCACTCCCTCAAATTAAACCCGCTCATACTCCTTCAGGATAAACTTATTGATGAATGCGATATTATTATTGAAGCGGCGCATATGGCTGTGGTGCGTGATATTCTGCATCAAGTAATTTCACGAAAGAAAACACTTATTCTCGTTAGCAGTGGGGGAATTCTTGGGAATGAAGATCTTATTGATATGGCAGAACATAGTGGCGCTCAGATACATGTAGTGAGTGGCGCTATTGCGGGGTTAGACGCATTAAAAGCGGCAAAGATCGGTGGAATAGATTCTGTCGAGATAATAACAAGAAAACCCCCTAAAGGGCTTCTTGGCGCGCCATATTTAATCGAACAGGGAATTAATCTTGATTCATTAGAACAAGAAACAGTTATTTTTAGCGGCACAGCGACAGAAGCGATTAAAGGTTTTCCTAAAAATGTTAATGTAGCCTGTACACTGGGCTATGCGGGTATAGGCCTTGATAAAACCGATGTAACAATAATATCTGGTCCTCACATTACCACTAATTCACATGAAGTCATAATTAAAGGCTCATGCGGTGAAATTAGAACAATAACAGATAATCTTCCCAGCCCAGAAAACCCCAAAACAAGCTATTTAGCAGTTTTATCGGTAATGGCTAAGCTTGAGGATATAGTAAGTACTTGTCATATAGGATCTTAA